TGGGTGGAACTTTCCATTCTTCAAAAAGTTAAACATTTGACTAGCTTtccattttttgcaaaaaaaaaaatggcAACTTCCAAATGTATGTGTTTCCAACTTTTGAGAAATCCATCTCCATCTTTCGAGGCTTCAAActttccaatttttttaaaaaaaataagaaTTCAAAATTTTCAGATAAATGAAGTCCCAAAGTTTTTGAACTTGCGCCTCTTCACCACCCTCACAACCGCAACACGTGGGCTCGCATCCGACTCAGAGTCGACGTGGTGGGATTCTGAGGACAAAGTGAGCTTTTGGACCAAAATGAACCACGTCAACAAGTTCAGTGGACCGATTTTGGCATTTATGAATTTTTGGTTTAAAGTGGACACTTGGGGAAAGTTCAAGGACTAATGATACATTCTAATCTAAAAGTTGTACAACTGAAAAGTGAAAACCCCTTTTGAAGGCCAATCCGGTGATATATTTTCCGTGACAAAGAACTTATATTAGTTCTTGAGGCATGATTTTTTGTTAAAACTTCAGTATAATAGTCTTGTACTCCAACAGTTCCCATTCTGAAATCACTTTATATAACCTGAGCACTAGAAACTGAAGTTGTTAATGCTGAAATACCAAAATACTGTGATTTCTTGACCAAGTAGTGTCAAATCTTATGTTGCTTAGATTTAcaaaattagcaaaacaaggagaAGAAATACTGTGTCGTTCTAAAGGCAACCATTGGTGCCAGAACAGGGTTCTGTATGCCAGTCGCGTTAACCAAAAAaaattatttcctttttctttacgggatttttattttattttcttgtaaCGCTTGGGATAAAACAATTTTGCATGCCACCGCCTGTGCCTGCAGCAGGAAGTTGTCTCAGAGATGTTTCCTATTACAGTACAGAGTAAATGCTTTCGTAGCGTCAGAGTACAGTGCCAGTAGCAGCTATGAGCATACTCACGAGAAAATCACACTGCAATTTAGTTTCAAAGTTTCATACTATTAAAATCTAGAGATGCAAAAATGCAAATGGTAGATAAATCCAGATGACAAATTTGCCAAGTTAGCTTTGCAGGACCGAATGAAAAGAATTTCACAAACTCAAACGGTGGCAAATCAGAAGCTGTGACTGGACTGATGATATGAACAGAGAAACACATCCAGGCAGCATTTCCTCATAACAAGCATTAAATCAAACCACAGGCACAAGCATTCGCAGACCAGCGACCTGATAGACACATTGAAGCCTAGCTAGCTATCGCCTAACCGCCGAAGCCGTACAGGGTGCGGCCCTGGCGCTTGAGCGCGTACACGACGTCCATGGCGGTGACGGTCTTGCGGCGCGCGTGCTCGGTGTAGGTGACTGCGTCGCGGATGAcgttctcgaggaagatcttgagcacgccgcgagtctcctcgtagatgagcccGGAGATGCGCTTCACCCCGCCCCTCCGCGCTAGCCGCCGGATCGCCGGCTTGGTGATCCCCTGGATGTTGTCCCGCAGCACCTTCCTGTGCCGCTTCGCCCCGCCCTTGCCCAGCCCCTTGCCGCCCTTGCCGCGCCCGGACATCTTCTCGCTCTCTGCTCTGCTGTGTGCGTctcgcgaggaagaagacgaaggaaTTGGGGATTTCTCGCTGGGAGGGGGTGGAGCCGAATTGGATTGGATTGCTGCGAGGCTGGTGGAGGGGGTTATATAGAGCTGGGTAGatgggagggagagaggggggatgCGCGGGCCGTCGGATTGGGGACTGATCCGCGTGAAGTGTGCGAGCGATGGCTTGAGCCGTTGGATGGGGAGAGGTTGGCTGCTATTGGTTGATCAGATGAAGCACGGATCGGCGGGGTGCGGTTTGGAACGCCCGGGTAGCGGAAAATAGCGCGGGAAGTTTTCCGCGTTCCATTTTAGCGAGCAGGGAAGGGCTCTTCGCCCACAGCGCCCACATGGCCCGGGCGCAGTAGCGTATATATTTTTCTTTCTTATtacgtttttgtttttctttctactttttcatttttgttttcccCTTTTGTATATTCCAACGGTCTAAAACATGTTCGATCATTTAAAAAATGACCATGTAGTTCAAAAGGTGTTCACATAATGTATAGAAATTTATATAACTCAAAACTGttaacaaattttaaaaatgtaAAGAAACGTTCACGGGTTCaaaaaaattcatataattttAAAATTGTTTGTGCATTTATAGAAAATGTTCCAGTAATTTTAAGAAAGTTTTCAGATATTTTATAGAAAAATATTCATGTTATAACTATTAaaaagttgttcttgtgtttcaaaTAAAATGTTCGTATAATTTAAAATTATCTACATATTTTATTTAAATTGTGTGTGCAACTTTAGAAATTGATCACGCATTTTAGAAAACATCCATGTGaagacaaaaacttttgcattgaAAACATAAATTAGaaaatggaaagaaaaaagaaacaaaaaagaaaaataagaaccaTAAGGATAAAAGGATAAAAACATGTCCCCCGTAAAAACACACAAGAAACACATATGAGGAAACTATCTCACGAAAAAAACACGTATGAGGAAACGGGGCCCAAAAACACACACATAAAGATGCTGCCGAACTGAATCATCTAAGGCCGATccacgcgtgtgtgtgtgtgttgggggggggggggggggggggggggttgtcctGCAGGTGAGCAGCTAATATTACTCACTACGGATGACATATGGCATTTGACCTTTTATGTTGAGTTGTGTGGCAAGGATGGGTCGTAATGGATCTACGCAAGTTTTGGTTGTGCCCTACTTTGGTCGTATTTTTATAAAGAGTCCAGGGTCTTCTTTCTTTCATATGATAGGTATATCATAGGAATAGAAAAATCATAAAAAGTGAGATGAAATGCATCTCAATTCTTATAGGGAAAGatatgtcatttgatgcataggataagaAATTTTCCATTCAATGTAGGCTGATGTTTTTTTCCTTTAAAATGTGAAAGATTGATTTCTATTCTACATAGGAATAGGGATTTCATCCTGCAAACCAAAGGGCTCCAAAGGAAATTTTTATTTGAAATCCTATCATAAGAAATCCCTACAAAATTCCTTCAAACCACCCAATGTTTACCGGGAGCAACTAGTTGGAGAATGCCTCGGGTTGGGCTATTCCTGGGGCAATGGTCGGCACATCTGGCAAGTACTCTGGCGCCGCCACGTGTTGCGTGTTGGACGCTTTCCCCACAAAAAAtgattatttttgttgtttttttttgcttgtGGTTTTATGACTTTGTTTGTTTTAAAGTTTTCTTGGTATTTTAATTTTTTTATCTTGTTTttagtttttgatttttttagtGTGTGCCTATAGCATGCAATGTAGCACTGGATAAAAGGGAAACCTGTAGTGCACTATTGCACTATGTGGAGAGCACAAATGCAATACAGCACGGGGCAGATAATGCATTACACGGAGAGTACAAAAGGTACACTTAGACAGAGAGCACATAATGCATTATGCGACAAGCACAAGTGCACTGCAGTGGGGAGTATAGAGTGTATTCCactagaaataaaagttctcttcccaacccacttttgggtgtttgatgAAGTGTATGAAGAGTGCATGAGTCTACACtagcttagcacaaatacactataAGCATGCACGAAGAGGGGTGGTGAGAtgtgcatgcatgaagagggaacaaatatgatgagatgagaatgcaaccaaacacacccaaaaTACACCACATAAGGAGCACAAGGACGCGTTTAGTTGGTCGCAATAGCCTCAACCAGGCCCAAGCGTGAAGAAAAAGGTCCGTTTGGTTACCCGCATTCACTATTGGGACTGCATAGCACGAAGATTAAAGCACCTCTGGGCCTGTATCCCTGGGAACGCTCAAATCGGCCGTTTTTCCTCCCGAGCGATGTAACGCTAGGCACGTGGTGGGTGCGGTCCCGAGACGTCGCGTTGTTTCCAGACGCGTCATCATAAATTACCCTCACCTCCCCCTCCTCACCGCTCTCTCCCCTCTTACCTACTCACaccggcggcggcaacggcggcgacCACCTGAGCTCTACTGCGAATTGATcgaaggcggcggcggcaaccACCGGAGCGACTGCAGACCTCCACCGGAGCGCATCGGCCATGGCAGTAAGACCTCGTCCTCTCTGTACATTCACTGCTTTCGACTCGGGCTAGATTCGATTAGAGCACGCCATTgaagagttagggggaatgaacaCATCGGGGGGGTTCGATTAGAGCACATCAATCGATTCTGCAT
This window of the Triticum aestivum cultivar Chinese Spring chromosome 5D, IWGSC CS RefSeq v2.1, whole genome shotgun sequence genome carries:
- the LOC123124824 gene encoding histone H4 encodes the protein MSGRGKGGKGLGKGGAKRHRKVLRDNIQGITKPAIRRLARRGGVKRISGLIYEETRGVLKIFLENVIRDAVTYTEHARRKTVTAMDVVYALKRQGRTLYGFGG